Proteins found in one Pyxidicoccus trucidator genomic segment:
- a CDS encoding ATP-binding protein encodes MTAVSPPSAVSSPLVDYRLLDRLPVAVAVVRGERLLHANAALATLFGVPAAELLALPVTEIIARFVPEERGWVEPIYETYSRGGKRPEQPIWVRIRRADGQARTVSVRHSPGLTPEDTVVLVQDAEGENSVRRLTEALAAAAAEMMRCRDEQAVMEKAVEAVHRQGFYVSILLLEGDIFRHGPMRQEDASVAAAERMYGMRIGDVRIPRDAMPHFRELLQRRKAAFHPDAFAIASRIHSPEVMENIRQLYPPETQGLDAPILVEGEPFGILSVQGTTITPGAAGTLELFAQLLGSALENVRHHQSMTMRLEEVSRLQDELVARERLTVLGEAAGVVAHEVRNPLGAVLNAVAVLRREAHLGPTGQAAVGMLEEEVIRLEDIVKDLLDVVRPLEPRPRPVQLGELVRRALGQLHGPPDAPTLRFVVDEAPDMPDLEGDETLLQLAVTHLVRNAVQASPTGGKVRMSVAPSERGVCLVVEDEGPGIPDVDPRRVFEPFFLTRANGRGLGLAIVRRVVLAHGGTVRAMARPEGGARFELQLPLEAGRISPV; translated from the coding sequence ATGACGGCTGTGTCTCCCCCTTCTGCTGTGTCTTCCCCTCTCGTGGACTACCGGTTGCTCGACAGGTTGCCCGTCGCCGTCGCCGTGGTCCGGGGTGAGCGCCTGCTGCACGCCAACGCGGCCCTGGCGACCCTCTTTGGAGTGCCCGCCGCGGAGCTGCTGGCCCTTCCCGTCACCGAGATAATCGCCCGCTTCGTCCCCGAGGAGCGCGGGTGGGTGGAGCCCATCTACGAGACCTACTCCCGGGGTGGGAAGCGCCCCGAGCAGCCCATCTGGGTCCGCATACGGCGGGCCGACGGGCAGGCACGCACCGTGTCGGTACGGCACTCGCCGGGCCTGACGCCGGAAGACACCGTGGTGCTGGTGCAGGACGCGGAGGGCGAGAACTCCGTGCGGCGGCTCACCGAGGCGCTGGCGGCTGCGGCCGCGGAGATGATGCGCTGCCGGGACGAGCAGGCGGTGATGGAGAAGGCCGTGGAGGCCGTGCACCGCCAGGGCTTCTACGTGTCCATCCTGTTGCTGGAAGGCGACATCTTCCGGCATGGGCCCATGCGCCAGGAGGACGCCAGCGTGGCCGCGGCGGAGCGGATGTACGGCATGCGCATTGGCGACGTGCGCATCCCCCGCGACGCCATGCCGCACTTCCGGGAGCTGCTCCAGCGGCGCAAGGCGGCCTTCCACCCGGACGCCTTCGCCATCGCGAGCCGCATCCACTCGCCCGAGGTGATGGAGAACATCCGCCAGCTCTACCCTCCGGAGACCCAGGGCCTGGACGCGCCCATCCTCGTGGAGGGCGAGCCGTTCGGCATCCTCTCCGTGCAGGGCACCACCATCACCCCGGGGGCCGCGGGCACGCTGGAGCTGTTCGCGCAGCTGCTGGGCAGCGCGCTGGAGAACGTGCGCCACCACCAGAGCATGACGATGCGGCTGGAGGAGGTGTCCCGGCTCCAGGACGAGCTGGTGGCGCGCGAGCGGCTGACGGTGCTGGGAGAGGCCGCGGGCGTGGTGGCCCACGAGGTGCGCAACCCGCTGGGCGCCGTCCTCAACGCGGTGGCGGTGCTGCGGCGCGAGGCGCACCTGGGCCCCACCGGGCAGGCCGCGGTGGGCATGCTGGAGGAAGAGGTCATCCGGCTGGAGGACATCGTCAAGGACCTGCTGGACGTGGTGCGCCCGCTGGAGCCGCGCCCCCGGCCGGTGCAGCTGGGCGAGCTGGTGCGCCGCGCGCTGGGGCAGCTCCACGGTCCCCCGGACGCGCCCACGCTGCGCTTCGTCGTGGACGAGGCGCCGGACATGCCCGACCTCGAAGGCGACGAGACGCTGCTCCAGCTCGCGGTGACGCACCTGGTGCGCAACGCGGTGCAGGCGTCACCCACCGGCGGCAAGGTGCGGATGTCGGTGGCGCCGTCGGAGAGAGGCGTGTGCCTGGTGGTGGAGGACGAGGGCCCCGGCATCCCCGACGTGGACCCGCGCCGCGTCTTCGAGCCCTTCTTCCTCACCCGCGCCAACGGGCGGGGGCTGGGGCTGGCCATCGTCCGGCGCGTGGTGCTGGCGCACGGAGGCACCGTGCGCGCCATGGCCCGGCCCGAAGGCGGCGCGCGCTTCGAGTTGCAGCTGCCCCTGGAGGCGGGCCGCATCTCTCCGGTGTAG
- a CDS encoding response regulator produces MPETPTLLLVDDDSFVRRILKDVISETGIELRLLEAADGEEGLAVAAREKPAVMFLDLFMPKKSGLEVLGAIKTVSPLTRVLVISSMDAEPVVEQAMAAGAVGFVGKPFHPLEIASAVRQALAH; encoded by the coding sequence ATGCCAGAGACTCCGACCCTGCTGCTCGTGGACGACGACAGCTTCGTGCGCCGCATCCTCAAGGACGTCATCTCCGAAACGGGCATCGAGCTGCGGCTGCTCGAGGCCGCGGACGGTGAAGAGGGGCTGGCGGTGGCCGCGCGCGAAAAGCCCGCGGTCATGTTCCTGGACCTCTTCATGCCGAAGAAGAGCGGCCTGGAAGTGCTGGGCGCCATCAAGACCGTCTCGCCGCTGACACGGGTGCTGGTCATCAGCAGCATGGACGCCGAGCCCGTGGTGGAGCAAGCCATGGCAGCGGGCGCCGTGGGCTTCGTGGGCAAGCCCTTCCATCCGCTGGAAATCGCCTCGGCCGTGCGCCAGGCGCTGGCTCACTGA
- a CDS encoding TIGR02266 family protein, protein MSSPAVGYWVADNLGRVLGPLALQALRELISSGRLKAAVRASRDGNTWVALQELPELRDLFAAAQPTQSVEQQQAERLRTQLRGLQNLAAHEIFGIKPHASLDELRLAYFRMAKRFTPDHMAPDTHPELKKVSAEIFDFLSRRMREAEALYTQGAQPARTVAPPRLDLGGATAAPPVAPARPPVAPMAPPVAAMPPRPPPVMHAAAPMPARAPIAPPPAPAAPAPVYRTHPAPAPQPPPASTVRKATTAPTYSSAEFVGLERRSDDRIHADVKVSLQNAGIFTDHRIINLSSGGLFIATDKPLRLGTQVELTLRFDDPPRVMTLRSAVIWENSIEDGKNPRGYGLRLSHLRKEEKEFVQQYLTRAKPVKK, encoded by the coding sequence GTGTCGTCTCCTGCTGTGGGTTACTGGGTAGCAGACAACCTGGGTCGCGTGCTGGGCCCACTGGCGCTCCAGGCCCTGAGGGAGCTCATCTCCTCAGGGCGGCTGAAGGCCGCGGTGCGGGCCTCTCGCGACGGCAACACCTGGGTGGCCCTCCAGGAGCTGCCCGAGCTGCGGGACTTGTTCGCCGCCGCGCAGCCCACCCAATCGGTGGAGCAGCAGCAGGCCGAGCGCCTCCGCACGCAGCTGCGGGGCCTGCAGAACCTGGCGGCCCACGAAATCTTCGGCATCAAGCCGCACGCGAGCCTGGACGAGCTGCGACTGGCCTACTTCCGCATGGCCAAGCGCTTCACGCCGGACCACATGGCCCCGGACACGCATCCGGAGCTGAAGAAGGTGTCGGCGGAGATCTTCGACTTCCTCTCGCGCCGCATGCGCGAGGCGGAGGCCCTCTACACGCAGGGCGCGCAGCCGGCCCGTACGGTCGCCCCGCCCCGGCTGGACCTGGGAGGCGCCACCGCCGCGCCGCCCGTGGCGCCAGCGAGGCCTCCAGTCGCGCCGATGGCGCCTCCGGTGGCCGCCATGCCGCCCCGGCCACCGCCCGTGATGCACGCGGCGGCGCCCATGCCGGCGCGCGCGCCCATCGCGCCGCCACCCGCGCCCGCCGCACCCGCACCCGTCTACCGCACGCATCCGGCGCCCGCGCCGCAGCCGCCGCCCGCCTCCACCGTCCGCAAGGCGACGACGGCGCCCACCTACTCCAGCGCCGAGTTCGTGGGCCTGGAGCGGCGCTCGGACGACCGCATCCACGCCGACGTGAAGGTGTCACTGCAGAACGCGGGCATCTTCACCGACCACCGCATCATCAACCTGTCCTCGGGCGGCCTCTTCATCGCCACGGACAAGCCACTGCGGTTGGGGACCCAGGTGGAGCTGACGCTGCGCTTCGACGACCCGCCAAGGGTCATGACGCTGCGCAGCGCCGTCATCTGGGAGAACTCGATCGAGGACGGAAAGAACCCGCGCGGCTACGGACTGCGGCTCAGCCACCTCCGCAAGGAGGAGAAGGAATTCGTCCAGCAGTACCTGACCCGCGCGAAGCCCGTGAAGAAGTGA